CAACCCCCTGCTTATTGAACTTATTGTGCAAACATTGTTTAAGGACCAATTTCTGCACTAAGCCAAGTGTCCGAGAGCAGAACTTGATCTTGTTTTCAACCTCCTTTGAAGGACCGTGTGTGCTTCCTAAGAAACACATTttagtaggtttttttttttttgcagcaaaCAATCTAAGGCCACAGTTTATCTGCAATTAACGAAGAACAACTcgtagaaggaaaaaacaacagaaacaaagcacatcTTTACTCTTCATCTTTTGTTTGCCTGGCCATGTTGATACCCATCAAATAGCCGGATAACACATCACCTATCAGGAGTTAAagttaacaacaacaaaaaaagcacataatATTCTTGAAGATAAGACTTTGAATTGTTAACATGCAAATTAATACACAGCCACCGTATTTTTCAAGTAACCATAATGGTATCCACTTAAGGAAATTATGCTTGTTCCCTTTCCAGGTgatatgtaaaagaaaatccTGCACTGAGTGTACGGGCAGGccaacactgaaataaaaaggcatGAGAGCTACACGCTGAGACTTAAGACAAGAAATACTCATTTTGAGAGCATCCATTCTAAAACATGCACTCAAAGTTTGGTTAAAGCTGCATTTGCCATAGATGACGGTACTtctgtttgcaaatgaaaaacGTAACTGCAGTTTAGAAATGTGAATCTTCATCTTTTACAGTGATGTAAGAGTGACTTGAGGTGAAGTGCTAGAAATCAGACAATGTAAGGAAGTCGTACTAAAAGAagactaaaaatatatatccgTATATGCGTGTAGAAAAACCCCTGCTTCTTGAATGAAGACAGATTTCATAGAAAACGTTCAAACTTTAAACTGCAGTTActgatgaaatgaaagaaacccAATTGCTATTCGTGTAGTGATCAGAGAGTACAATGTTTTAACCGCATGAAGCACCGGGTTTTATCCCAAAACCCTTCTGTAAGACATATGGAGTAGTTCTAGCAGTTCAAGATTCCCTGTAGTTTAAAGACTTGACTGTAAACATGCATATTGAGaatgctgtgtttctgcttCGTTAAGTCATCTGTTCATGGTGGATTACTTATTCCAATTGATGCTTGGCAGGAAGCAAACATTCTACTTTAAACGAAGGCAGCAAAGGGCCAAGTAATAAGATGTGCCTTCATTCTTAGCAGCAAAAACTTACTGTTCTACATGacctgaggaagaaaaacattaaaatattgcacaaaaacaaaatcagacagcaaaaacaaacaaggaaacgCTAACAAAAAAATAGGATGGATAGCAAATGACTAGTGCAGCCCCTGACAATAGATCTCTAGACAAAAATGCAGGAGTAATGAGAAGCATTGTGCCATTACCAAAGGATTTTGTTCCTCTGGTGACTGCTTCCACTTCAATTATATGCTATATCTATTCGGGGTATATTTAAGCTTCTCTCTATGCTTTCCATCTCATTCACTAACCACAGATACTGTTCAGGGTCCCTTTCAGAACCTTGAAGTATCCTGGAGCTTAGACAGGACTCTTTTTTTGGTCTCAGATCTGACCGTAAGTACATTTGCAGAACAGAGGTAGGCTTATAAAGGCTTCCGAATAAATAAGTATTGTCCATATTGTGAAGTACACCTGCTGTTGGCAAAAGGATCTTCCCTTGCCATGCTTCCCCTTATCATGCTACCCATAGGCCtaagatgcagaaaaagaacaatacAGTAGAAAAGGCTAGAATAATTCCCTTAAGAAATCCCTTGAAAGAAAGCATAGTGCATAAGCTCatattaaaattcagttttcttttacataCTCTTATCTTTCATTCAGTAAATGGTTGTCTTCATAATATTGCATAATAGCTATTTTGTCATCCATGACATCTTTAGAATCAGAATAAGTTAATAACCAGTACCACTTGGCAGGCTctcatgaaatgaaaagataagCTAGAGTGAAGTTTTCGCTCCACACCGTAGTAGTGTTCCATTCTTGGATGCACACAGAAGCCCCTTGAACACTGGGGCATCTTTTGGAACAGTTTTCTTACCCCACATTCTGTTCTGCATTCTCATGTTCTACTAAGCAAGTTCCCAACATCATCCTTACTTAAATTCTTCCAGTGTGTTCCATACAAAATATACActcttttctcttcagaataTCTTCATACCTCCACCACTGTGTACTTTATGCAGTACATccactttttaaagaaagcattcaGTATTTTCCAGTACTTCTCATGTAGCCCAAGCGGAGCTGCTTCCACAACATCTTCTGTGCAGGCTAATCCAGCGGATTCTCTTCTGTCACCGGACATCCTCATACATCCCTCTCcatttcttttgctctttttgtaCGCAAACTGAagttgtgaaaaagaaaaccgTCTCCTTTTTAGCAGCGCAGTCAGCTGAAGCAGAGAAGACATTCAACACCGCGATCCTCATTACAAGCCCTCTTCAAAGCATTAATGAAACAGGCTGGAATTCTTCTACATCAGTTGGATGTGGATCAACCTACAGGGAGAAGGAAGTCAATAATTGCTGCCTGTAATTCTTGCATCCCAATACTTTCCCTCCCCCACGTGACAATAAATACAACTTAAAGATTCAGCAGAGACTTTTCATAAAAGCTGGGATATTTTTTTGAAGCCTCTTTGAAAcctgggtgttgttttttttttacctctgaatAAAGAGGTGGAGGCTGAAACCGGAACTCTTGTATGTAAGCAAACACAGGACAACACAATTGTTCTTCACAGTCGATTGGTGGTGGATAAGCAGTAACATGTCTGGAGAACTCTTCCTCAGACACTACATCAGCGTAATTTGGTGGTGCTGAAACACAAGAGATAATACTGTGAAATTTTAAAGTATTCTCTGGCAAGACAACATATACATTACAGTATCCAAGACCAGGAAGACTGTATATATCATATAGTGTACAATGTCAGATTTCATGAAGTAAATACTGTATTGGAACCATGGCATTAGTGTGCTTCAGTGATTCAGCAGGCATGCTGCAGATGCTCTTAGAGCTACTCCAGCAAGATAATGGTGTTTTATGAAGGAACATTTAAGTGCCTTAGTTCTAATTCTACTGCAGAAGTCGAACTCCTGCCATCGGAGGTTAGTTATTGCAAGATTTAGTTGAAGTCAGCTAAAGGTGAAGAGACTCTTGAGAGGAAAGTTGGAGTTATGGTATGCCCATCACTCCTTTTGGGTTTTCAGTTAGATTGCCATGCtttacttctcattttctgtggtCTACATCCTTTATTGATTTAGTCCTTGAACTGCCGCTGCGATCTTTTTGTTGTGAACAATGTTATGTGGTATTGTAAAGagtttgatatatatatatattacctTCAGGGTGTTCTGGCAGGGTTAAGGCCAGCCAACTCATATCCATACTAAACTGGCTGGTAATGCTGGAGTTTCTGCTTGAAAAGCCAATACATGGAATAGTGCCAATCACTAGAGGCATTTCAATCATCAATTTCTTAGCACCGGGAATATGGATATACACCTATGTGACAACCcccaaataaaagaaaaagacatcaTTAGATTCCATTGAATTACTGCTCCCAGAAGCTGCCATCCTGCCTCTGTTGCAGATCATTTAAAAATCAGCTTTCTTCATCCCAGATGTCTAACTAACGTGCTGGCAGCTTTCATTATGTTTCATCCATTTCCCTCCTTCTATGCCCTGTCTGCAgatagcatttaaaaaaataaacccaaaacaGGTTGATTCCAGTCCTGCCCTCCCATTTCTGAAGAGAACAACCAGAAGAGCCCATTCAGTGAGAAATGCTGCCTCCGGATACCTCTGCAAGTCTAgaactgagctgctgcttccctcagaaacattttccttattaCTCTTATCTGTCAGTTTCAGCATCTCCTCATGGTTTTCAGTCTGTCACCTGCATGTGATATTTACTGGCATTTACTGttgctccccagttcaaaatGTACAAACTGCTGGGTAATGAAAATTCTTCTGTCCCCAAACTAATGTAGCTTGCAGCAGTTGTTAAACAATAGTCGTATCTGTAAAGGAAATCCATACTTACAGCTAATGAATATTCTACACGAATGATACAGCAGTCAAGTATAGAGGGGGATACAGGTGGAATTTTCAGAGTTTTCCCATTCCAGGTATCCGTACTCCCAGAGGCAATATGGTTTCCTCGCACATTGGCAACCATCTGACGGAAAGTTTTTGTCTTCCCACTGGCCAGGTAGGTTTGTGTTTGGAAAATGGCAGCTTTTGGAACAATCAAGCGAGAAGAACAGTTCTCGATTTCTGCATAGATCGGAATGGCTTCCCCTTAAAACCAGAAAGAGTTCAATGAATAATTCGTGTTTACCAgctttcttttagaaatatCAAAGCTGTTTTGCAGCATGTACATCACCAACCTTAAAGATGAGAACAACACTTGCTACTTTCCTCAAGCTAGTTTCTTTACGGAGTTGGCATCCAAGCCGAATTAAAGCCACTTACTGCATTTTATGCATAAACAgtgattcattttaaaacattaagcAAAATATCAACAAATGCTAAAAGCTTTATTTGCAATTTATGTACCAGTCTTCCTTCTATGAAGTACTAATTGCATTCCAGAACGTTCCATTTCCTCCATGTCTCTAACTTTATCAAGATCTAAAGAAGCTGCTAACGCTCTTTTGTACAGAAGAGTAAACCTACACAAATGGGACATGGAAGAACTCCATATCCCCCATGATGTATTTTATTGCCAGTAAAAGCATGCTCTTTATTTGTGGCTTTTCCATTAAGTTTACTGACAGGGCTTCCTTTCTAATGTTGCCTTTACAGggatgaaaaaaatcatcttagGTGTTTACTACTCGTGTCCTGAAGGGTGAAGACAGTTCCTCTTACCATTACAGTATCCCTTCCTCTCAATTTTGGCACTCAGAGACACTGGCCCAGAGGTGAAAAACCAACAGCCAACCATCTTCTCCTGACTTCTCAGAACAGGTGTCTATAAAacaaagggttttttttccattttattgcATGAAGTTATCAATCAAGTTCAGTGTAACGCATGAGAATCATTGAAATTAATTCTAAAATCCCCTTGGATTTGAATCTTTGTGCTACTGAATGCAACTGGTGTTTTGCCCACCATGTGAAATGTGTCTTGGCTGTCTGAAGATAGGACTGTTTGAAAGCTTGAGTCTGCATTTCAGAGGCACCAAATGCAGAAGATGGAGACTGAGTGTATTTGAATTGAGGATCTCAAAAAGATTGATTCGACAAGTTTTGGAGGTGTTCCTTTTTAAAAGTCTAAGGAAGCGCTGCTGTAGTTATGCCCTTACGTAACCctgctgcagaaaaatgcagaattaattCCATCTGCAAGCAGTAGTTCAACAGGTAAACTATTTTTATCTGTGTATATCTAACAAAGAAGgtcatatatatacacactgaGCTAAGGGGATACATCTTTGTAATGTGTAATCCACACAAACCCCCAATATTTAACattgtgacaaaaaaaaaccccaacatcCAATTTTTCCAATTGTTCCAAAACTTCCAGGTATTTTGGTTGATTTCTTGTAATCCACTATGAGCAATGGCTGCTCTATGACTCATTGCCCTTCCTGTGCAGTAGCCTATGGTCAGCCCCGTTCTATCCTTGCAGTAACCAGACATGCTGTCTGCACACTCCTGAAATACACTGATGAACAAAAGGACTATACTCTGCTTACAGATGTCACTGCCAAAACAATTCTATAAGTTCTAGCTCTGGAGAGATTAAAATGTAAGCAcataaaaagaaggaagaaaaaaaagaagtgctaaAACCATCTCTTAGCTACGTTCATCATGGTGAAATGTTAAAATTATCCCAGCGtttcaaataaaatagaaattactcattcatatttaaatgaataacCATTTAGATCCCGTTGCTATCATGAAAATGCAAGgtataattttatattattttcataatatGGGCTGAGATAAAAGAATCCAGCTCGTTAGCTTCTATCTTGCCTATTTTCTCATTACTTAATGTCTGATCTTTCTTATTGCTCTACAGTATTTCTGGTGACTATTAGAAGCTCCGCTTTAATGTGTCCAAATCTGTCATAAGGAAATAACTGAAAAGATCTCTGGAGCAGCTGCATGCACACACTTAATGTTAGAAAAGGACATGCAAAATGGAAGGATACGTAACATAATGGACAGACCATAAATGACAGGCTGGGCATGATTAATACTCTTCTCTAATTACTGTTCCTCAACCTACTATTATTGAAGAGTTTAGGACACTGCAGCCGTGTGAATGTATTTGCTCTGGTAAGAGTAACTACTTTACGCTtgtgcattattattattaagcaTTATTTATGCATTTGAAGCCTGCATAACTTTTTGGCAAGAGCACCTCTGCCAGCAGGGTTGTAATCAATGGTATTAAAGAAACAACCCGcaacacaaaaaaccaacaaccctcTGTTTGCTATTCACACAGACTAAGATCATCTATTTATAGAGAAAAGCTTAGGGAGCTTATATGCTTTCAGAAGTCAGAAAGTGGCTCTCTAGAATAACATGGAAATGGTTATGGCTGGATGGAAcgtgattattattatttgttttcatttcctgcagctgGCCTTAAGGGAGGAAGGGGCAGTGGAGGACCCTCTTACCAATAAAGCTGGTGAGTTGACATCGATATGGCTGATGACCTGAAGCTCTGTCTGTACGCTTTGATCAGGTGCTGCAGGTCTTTCCAGAACTGCTTTCACATAGTACTGAATACTGCCATACTTCCCAGTGAAAGAGGTCACCAGAGGTCTGAAACAGTCAAAGGTATTACTGTAGGTTTATAATTCAGTTCCAAACACAAACGCTTGCTGTGTATATAAACATTCACTAATGTACATCTTGTGCTTTTAGGGCCTTAGGGAAGCTGCAACAAACAGGGCATGTCTACAGCCTGGTGGTTGATTAAGACAAACATACAAAGCTGAACTATCAGCCCAGTATTAAAAAAGCATGAGTCAAATGACGTGGAGTTAATTGTCCACAACAAGCAGTGTCCAGCACAATCCCTTCAGGTTCTGTTATTTAACTTACTCTTGTGGGAGTTGAAAGCTGAAGGGAAATGCATGTCTTCCATCTAAGAGAACTAAGCCGTCCTCACCTGTAGGATAGAAATGAAGAGTGTATTTTAGTTACTTCATAAATCATAAACACCCAGATGCAAGGGACTGGTAGAAGTTTTTATTGATCCCGATGGGTTCTGGATTGGAGCCCACACTTCATTTATTCTGTAGTGTGActtcaatgggaaaaaaaatatcaaggaaACACAGAGTCCTGGAGTTTCAGTTCAAGATGTTGGTCAGCCAATCCAAAACGGCTTCTGAAAAGCATACAGTaagtttcttctgctttttaacaGGACAGCGATTAAGGAAGTGATTATCCCTCCGTAATTGGCA
This window of the Excalfactoria chinensis isolate bCotChi1 chromosome 10, bCotChi1.hap2, whole genome shotgun sequence genome carries:
- the ARRDC4 gene encoding LOW QUALITY PROTEIN: arrestin domain-containing protein 4 (The sequence of the model RefSeq protein was modified relative to this genomic sequence to represent the inferred CDS: deleted 1 base in 1 codon); protein product: MARRAAERRPMRRGPGAGLSAEGAGGDGRVLKLPSTAAAGFPGGRGAMAAAGPGPGPGAGGKVKTLAVVLQDEARRGGYCSGDTVSGQVLLELAGPLPLRGLRLEAAGRARVAWSEAAGTVGAAGGCGAEAAAGPRREAEVRYLDVRQSLLRHAAQGEDGLVLLDGRHAFPFSFQLPQEPLVTSFTGKYGSIQYYVKAVLERPAAPDQSVQTELQVISHIDVNSPALLTPVLRSQEKMVGCWFFTSGPVSLSAKIERKGYCNGEAIPIYAEIENCSSRLIVPKAAIFQTQTYLASGKTKTFRQMVANVRGNHIASGSTDTWNGKTLKIPPVSPSILDCCIIRVEYSLAVYIHIPGAKKLMIEMPLVIGTIPCIGFSSRNSSITSQFSMDMSWLALTLPEHPEAPPNYADVVSEEEFSRHVTAYPPPIDCEEQLCCPVFAYIQEFRFQPPPLYSEVDPHPTDVEEFQPVSLML